A portion of the Hyalangium minutum genome contains these proteins:
- a CDS encoding ATP-binding protein, with product MHEAFKNTLPPGQKIDLSNCDREPIHIPGHIQAHGLLLAVDRSSHVILQASNNALEYLGVPSDLLLGKSLATLLGTEQLSLLQSVLRSEPQEDNPVYLFTALVLGSGPFHVIGHLHDGLLILEFEPKLPDTPRHPDFYELLKRSLARFQAAQTVREFCQMVTEEIRRVSGYDRVMVYQFQEDWSGHVIAEDMAQDMGLESYLDLHYPASDIPSQARALFLLNTVRMLADAQYKPAWMIPERNPITAKPLDMSYTFLRGASQMYTEYLINMGVRASLTLAISQGDKLWGLVACHHYSPRKIPYDVRTACEVLARVISLQVADKVRNEESNYRVRMDEVHQCLLQAVGRDGHLGTALIECQPGVREFVECEGAAVLAEGECHLLGQTPSEAQVRALAAWLSRTHEGELFVTDRLPELYPPAADLKAIACGVMALPISRAQAEYILWFRPEVIQTVKWAGDPRKPVEVGPLGDRLTPRKSFALWKETVEGHSLPWRKGEQEGTLRLRTALTDALYHRSEALSRLNQELSRSNQELDAFAYVASHDLKEPLRGIYNYATFLSEDYAEKLDPEGLQKLSTLLRLTRRMQSLIDSLLHFSRLGKAPLRLEQFPAGEAVQEALEQVELRLKETGTSVEIPRPLPTIKADRVGITEVFTNLLSNALKYNDKPVRTVEVGYLDAGEPGFPSQAQGAPFCFYVKDNGIGIPERFQEEIFRIFKRLHARTEFGGGTGAGLTIVKKVVERHGGTIWLSSREGEGTTFFFTLSRT from the coding sequence GTGCACGAGGCCTTCAAGAACACCCTGCCGCCTGGCCAGAAGATCGATCTCTCCAACTGCGATCGGGAGCCCATCCACATCCCCGGCCATATCCAGGCCCATGGGCTGCTTCTGGCTGTGGATCGGTCGAGCCACGTCATCCTCCAGGCCAGCAACAACGCGCTGGAGTACCTGGGCGTGCCCTCTGATCTGCTGCTCGGCAAGAGCCTGGCAACGCTCCTGGGCACCGAGCAGCTGAGCCTCCTGCAGTCCGTGCTGCGCTCCGAGCCACAGGAGGACAATCCCGTCTACCTCTTCACGGCCCTGGTGCTCGGCAGCGGGCCCTTCCATGTCATCGGCCACCTGCATGACGGGCTGCTCATACTGGAGTTCGAGCCCAAGCTCCCGGACACCCCCCGCCACCCCGACTTCTACGAGCTGCTCAAGCGCAGCCTCGCGCGCTTCCAGGCCGCCCAAACCGTGCGCGAGTTCTGCCAGATGGTGACGGAGGAGATCCGCCGGGTGAGCGGCTATGACCGGGTGATGGTGTACCAGTTCCAGGAGGACTGGAGCGGGCACGTCATCGCGGAGGACATGGCCCAGGACATGGGACTGGAGTCCTATCTGGATCTCCACTACCCGGCCAGCGACATCCCCTCGCAGGCCCGGGCGCTGTTCCTGCTCAACACCGTGCGGATGCTGGCGGACGCTCAGTACAAGCCCGCCTGGATGATTCCGGAGCGCAATCCGATCACCGCCAAGCCGCTGGACATGAGCTACACCTTCCTGCGCGGCGCCTCGCAGATGTACACGGAGTACCTGATCAACATGGGTGTGAGGGCCTCGCTCACGCTGGCCATCTCCCAGGGCGACAAGCTCTGGGGGCTGGTGGCGTGCCACCACTACAGCCCGCGGAAGATCCCCTATGACGTGCGCACCGCGTGCGAGGTCCTCGCGCGCGTCATCTCGCTCCAGGTGGCCGACAAGGTCCGCAACGAGGAGTCCAACTACCGCGTGCGCATGGACGAAGTTCACCAGTGCCTCCTCCAAGCCGTGGGACGCGATGGGCACCTCGGCACGGCCCTGATCGAGTGCCAGCCGGGCGTACGCGAGTTCGTGGAGTGCGAGGGCGCGGCGGTACTGGCCGAAGGAGAGTGCCACCTGCTGGGGCAGACGCCCAGTGAGGCGCAGGTGCGCGCGCTGGCGGCGTGGCTGAGCCGCACGCACGAGGGCGAGCTCTTCGTCACCGACCGGCTCCCGGAGCTCTACCCGCCCGCGGCGGATCTCAAGGCCATCGCCTGTGGAGTGATGGCGCTGCCCATCTCCCGGGCCCAGGCCGAGTACATCCTCTGGTTCCGGCCCGAGGTGATCCAGACCGTGAAGTGGGCCGGGGATCCGCGCAAGCCCGTGGAGGTGGGCCCCCTGGGAGACCGGCTCACGCCCCGGAAGTCCTTTGCCCTGTGGAAGGAGACGGTCGAGGGCCACTCGCTGCCCTGGCGCAAGGGAGAGCAGGAGGGCACTCTCCGTCTGCGGACTGCCCTGACAGACGCGCTCTACCACCGAAGCGAGGCGCTCTCACGGCTCAATCAGGAGCTGTCCCGCAGCAACCAGGAGCTGGACGCCTTCGCCTATGTGGCCAGCCACGATCTCAAGGAACCGCTGCGCGGCATCTACAACTACGCCACCTTCCTCTCCGAGGACTACGCGGAGAAGCTGGACCCGGAGGGGTTGCAGAAGCTGAGCACGCTGCTGCGGCTCACCCGGCGCATGCAGTCGCTCATCGACTCGCTCCTGCACTTCTCCCGGCTGGGCAAGGCGCCGCTCAGGCTCGAGCAGTTCCCGGCGGGAGAGGCCGTGCAGGAGGCGCTCGAGCAGGTGGAGCTGCGCCTGAAGGAGACAGGCACCTCGGTGGAGATCCCCCGCCCCCTGCCCACAATCAAGGCGGATCGGGTGGGGATAACGGAGGTCTTCACCAACCTGCTGTCCAACGCCCTCAAGTACAACGACAAGCCCGTGCGCACGGTCGAGGTGGGTTATCTGGACGCCGGAGAGCCCGGCTTCCCGTCCCAGGCGCAAGGTGCTCCCTTCTGCTTCTACGTGAAGGACAACGGCATCGGCATTCCCGAGCGGTTCCAAGAAGAGATCTTCCGCATCTTCAAGCGCCTGCACGCTCGGACGGAGTTTGGGGGTGGCACGGGCGCGGGGCTGACCATCGTCAAGAAGGTGGTGGAGCGCCACGGAGGCACGATCTGGCTGTCCTCGCGCGAGGGAGAGGGCACCACCTTCTTCTTCACTCTGAGTAGAACGTAG
- a CDS encoding ATP-binding protein gives MSPGPSSSKPQRRILVIDDSPEDREAFRRFLRQDAEYQNLVQEAVTGKEGLEACRRGNFDAVLLDQHMPQMEGLEVLRLLRAQPGWSTPTIALTSTGQADVARQMLEAGAHDFLFKDDVTASILSRTITHAITRERLRRKVAQSARRSAQLQQITAELSRALTSRQVLDVFLQLGLEALGAQAGFVALLSADGASLEVDATPGFSSEAVRPGQHIPMSASLPITDAVRTGALITCGTLEEKYARYPLLQGSNLGYPALAACSLRAAGKRLGGISIAYAQPRVFDEEERNFLLVLSRQCAEALERARLYEALQESEAQRHLALEAAHLGTLSWGLDSGQVEMDAACRALYGFPPELHLTPEAVTERIHPEDRPRLQAWFQALRLSATSNEYDEKYRVLLEGGRVRWVLSRGRALRDAQGQVVRLVGINHDITQLVLQREEEQRRADFEQKLVGIVSHDLKNPLSAILMQSAAAVRQGGLDERVLKMMTRIQSSAERASRMIVDLLDFTQARLGGGIPVHRRAVEAREVVAQVLEEARQAFPRRKLSFTATGETTGQWDGDRLVQVVTNLVQNALKYSPADSEVQVQLSSLGEHVELSVHNQGTPISAEWLPRLFEPMQRATSQEDKTGRSVGLGLYIVKQLVEAHEGTISVHSDASSGTEFTVRLPRLPHSPAPSP, from the coding sequence ATGAGCCCCGGGCCGTCCTCATCGAAGCCGCAGCGGCGCATCCTCGTGATTGATGACAGCCCCGAGGACCGGGAGGCTTTTCGCCGTTTTCTGCGGCAGGACGCCGAGTACCAGAACCTCGTCCAGGAAGCCGTCACGGGCAAAGAGGGCCTCGAGGCTTGCCGGCGCGGCAACTTCGACGCGGTATTGCTCGATCAGCACATGCCCCAGATGGAAGGACTGGAGGTGCTGCGGCTTTTGCGCGCCCAGCCGGGGTGGAGCACTCCCACCATCGCGCTGACGAGCACGGGGCAAGCGGACGTGGCGCGCCAGATGCTCGAGGCCGGCGCCCATGACTTCCTCTTCAAGGACGACGTCACCGCGTCCATCCTCAGCCGCACCATCACCCATGCCATCACCCGGGAACGGCTTCGGCGCAAGGTGGCGCAGTCCGCGCGGCGCTCGGCGCAGTTGCAGCAGATCACCGCCGAGCTGTCGCGCGCGCTGACCTCCCGGCAGGTGCTGGATGTCTTCTTACAGTTGGGCTTGGAGGCACTCGGAGCCCAGGCGGGCTTCGTGGCCTTACTCTCGGCGGATGGCGCCTCCCTGGAGGTGGACGCCACCCCGGGCTTCTCCTCCGAAGCCGTCCGCCCCGGGCAGCACATCCCCATGTCGGCCTCGCTGCCCATCACGGACGCCGTGCGTACGGGGGCACTGATCACCTGCGGCACCCTGGAGGAAAAGTACGCCCGCTATCCGCTGCTCCAGGGCTCCAACCTGGGCTACCCAGCGCTGGCGGCCTGCTCCCTGCGGGCCGCGGGCAAGCGCCTGGGAGGGATCAGCATCGCCTACGCTCAGCCGCGTGTCTTCGATGAGGAGGAACGCAACTTCCTCCTCGTGCTCTCGCGCCAATGCGCGGAGGCGCTGGAGCGGGCACGGCTCTATGAAGCACTCCAGGAGAGCGAGGCCCAGCGGCACCTCGCGCTGGAGGCGGCCCACCTGGGCACCTTGTCGTGGGGCCTGGACTCGGGGCAGGTCGAGATGGATGCGGCTTGCCGGGCGCTCTACGGCTTTCCCCCGGAGCTGCACCTCACCCCGGAGGCAGTGACCGAGCGCATCCACCCCGAGGACCGGCCCAGGCTCCAGGCGTGGTTCCAGGCCCTGCGCCTCTCAGCCACGTCGAATGAGTATGACGAGAAGTACCGCGTCCTGCTCGAGGGCGGCCGCGTGCGCTGGGTGCTGTCACGAGGACGGGCGCTGCGGGACGCCCAGGGCCAGGTGGTGCGGCTCGTGGGCATCAACCACGACATCACCCAGCTGGTGCTCCAGAGGGAGGAGGAGCAGCGGCGCGCGGACTTCGAGCAAAAGCTCGTCGGCATCGTCAGCCATGACCTGAAGAACCCGCTGTCCGCCATCCTCATGCAGTCCGCCGCAGCCGTGCGCCAGGGAGGGCTGGATGAGCGCGTGTTGAAGATGATGACGCGCATCCAGTCCTCGGCCGAGCGCGCCAGCCGGATGATCGTCGATCTGCTGGACTTCACCCAGGCTCGGCTCGGAGGCGGCATCCCCGTACACCGCCGGGCCGTGGAGGCCCGCGAGGTGGTGGCCCAGGTTCTGGAGGAGGCACGCCAGGCCTTCCCGCGCCGCAAGCTCAGCTTCACGGCCACGGGAGAGACGACGGGCCAGTGGGATGGAGATCGGCTGGTGCAGGTGGTCACCAATCTCGTCCAGAACGCCCTCAAGTACAGCCCCGCAGACTCAGAGGTCCAGGTCCAGCTGAGCTCCCTGGGAGAGCACGTGGAGCTGTCCGTGCACAACCAGGGCACGCCCATCAGCGCCGAATGGCTCCCCCGCCTCTTCGAGCCGATGCAGCGCGCCACCTCCCAAGAGGACAAGACGGGCCGCAGCGTGGGGCTCGGGCTCTACATCGTGAAGCAGCTCGTGGAGGCGCACGAAGGCACCATCTCCGTGCACTCGGATGCGTCCTCCGGCACGGAGTTCACGGTGCGCCTGCCGCGCCTGCCGCACTCCCCTGCCCCGTCCCCTTGA
- a CDS encoding anthranilate synthase component II: protein MSAESAPRIVLIDNYDSFVYNLYQAMGELTGVEAHVVRNDRTSVEAIAAERPTHLILSPGPGNPEEPAWFGICREVILTLGPRIPLLGVCLGHQGIATAFGGRVVRAPKVMHGKTSLIRHEGEGLFHGLENPLEAMRYHSLMIDPETLPAALRVTARSDEGLIMAVAHREHPIVGVQFHPESIGTRSGMRLLHNFLKGTGQGSAAGAAGAP from the coding sequence ATGAGCGCTGAGTCCGCCCCGCGCATCGTCCTCATCGATAACTACGACTCGTTTGTCTACAACCTGTACCAGGCCATGGGCGAGCTGACGGGCGTCGAGGCCCACGTGGTGCGCAACGATCGGACGAGCGTCGAGGCCATCGCCGCTGAGCGGCCCACGCACCTCATCCTCTCGCCGGGGCCCGGCAACCCGGAGGAGCCGGCGTGGTTCGGCATCTGTCGCGAGGTCATCCTCACGCTGGGGCCTCGGATTCCGCTGCTCGGCGTGTGCCTGGGGCACCAGGGAATCGCCACGGCCTTCGGAGGCCGGGTGGTGCGAGCGCCCAAGGTGATGCACGGCAAGACGAGCCTCATCCGTCACGAAGGCGAGGGCCTCTTTCACGGGCTGGAGAACCCGCTGGAGGCCATGCGCTACCACTCGCTGATGATCGATCCGGAGACGCTGCCCGCCGCGCTCCGGGTGACAGCGCGCAGCGACGAGGGGCTCATCATGGCCGTGGCGCACCGTGAGCACCCCATCGTGGGCGTCCAGTTCCACCCGGAGTCCATCGGCACGCGCAGCGGCATGCGGCTGCTGCACAACTTCCTCAAGGGGACGGGGCAGGGGAGTGCGGCAGGCGCGGCAGGCGCACCGTGA
- the pabB gene encoding aminodeoxychorismate synthase component I gives MSSTVPLHRSLRVQRLAAAVVPYEALPRFFDQKYLCLLESPGRASSQGRYSFLCVNPFWVFQVQGTTCWAGPPGALRPLPGEPSEELKALLARYRSASPREVSGLPPFLGGAVGYLGYELLHALESIPAPGAPNLGLPDAYLLFCGAVLATDHVEGTSWVLANGFADSPAEASQRADAELADMLRRLASPPPSSSRPSASEYIQRRKARLAQRPRLLEPHLAECGIRPFMPRARYLEAIRRSLEHIAAGELFEICLTQRFDAEHTGPGEALYGVLRAVHEAPLAAYLRFPEGELLSASPERFLSLDRERWAETRPIKGTRPRGATPAEDATLRQSLETSEKDRAENLMIVDLARNDLGRVCEFGTVRVPRLCEVETYPMTHQLVSTVRGRLRPGLDAVDLLRAAFPGGSMTGAPKIEAMKVISRLEPSRRGVYSGSIGYFDFDGGMDLNIVIRTVVKQGERVTFHTGGAIVADSVPEEEYQETLDKAHGLVLALELAHER, from the coding sequence ATGAGCTCGACGGTTCCGCTCCATCGCAGCCTGCGGGTGCAGCGGCTCGCTGCGGCGGTCGTTCCATACGAGGCGCTGCCCCGGTTCTTCGATCAGAAGTACCTCTGCCTCTTGGAGAGCCCAGGCCGGGCTTCCTCACAGGGGCGTTACTCATTCCTGTGCGTCAACCCGTTCTGGGTGTTCCAGGTTCAGGGCACCACGTGCTGGGCCGGGCCTCCGGGGGCGCTGCGCCCGTTGCCTGGGGAGCCCTCCGAGGAGCTGAAGGCGCTCCTGGCGCGCTACCGCTCCGCCTCGCCGCGCGAGGTCTCGGGATTGCCTCCGTTCCTCGGGGGCGCGGTGGGCTACCTCGGCTACGAGCTGCTCCACGCGCTCGAGTCCATCCCCGCTCCGGGCGCGCCCAACCTGGGGCTGCCGGACGCATACCTGCTGTTCTGTGGTGCCGTGCTGGCCACGGACCATGTGGAGGGCACGAGCTGGGTGCTCGCCAACGGGTTCGCGGACAGCCCCGCCGAGGCCTCCCAGCGAGCCGACGCGGAGCTGGCGGACATGCTGCGGCGTCTGGCCTCGCCGCCTCCATCTTCGTCCCGGCCCAGCGCGAGCGAATACATCCAACGGCGCAAGGCCCGGTTGGCCCAGAGGCCCCGGCTCCTGGAGCCACACCTCGCGGAGTGCGGCATCCGTCCGTTCATGCCTCGGGCCCGCTATCTGGAGGCCATTCGCCGGTCGCTGGAGCACATCGCCGCCGGGGAGCTCTTCGAGATCTGCCTGACGCAGCGCTTTGATGCTGAGCACACAGGGCCGGGAGAGGCCCTCTATGGGGTGCTGCGCGCGGTCCACGAAGCGCCGCTGGCTGCCTACCTGCGGTTCCCCGAGGGAGAGCTCCTCTCCGCCTCGCCCGAGCGCTTCCTCAGCCTGGATCGCGAGCGCTGGGCGGAGACGCGCCCCATCAAGGGCACACGGCCTCGCGGCGCCACGCCCGCGGAGGATGCCACGCTCCGCCAGAGCCTGGAGACGAGCGAGAAGGATCGCGCCGAGAACCTGATGATCGTCGATCTCGCCCGGAACGATCTGGGCCGTGTCTGCGAGTTCGGCACCGTCCGCGTCCCGCGCCTCTGCGAGGTGGAGACGTACCCGATGACGCACCAGCTCGTCTCCACGGTGCGAGGGCGGCTGCGGCCGGGGCTCGATGCGGTGGACCTGCTGCGCGCGGCGTTCCCGGGAGGCTCCATGACGGGAGCGCCGAAGATAGAGGCCATGAAGGTCATCTCCCGGCTGGAGCCCTCGCGGCGAGGCGTGTACTCGGGGAGCATCGGCTACTTCGACTTCGACGGAGGCATGGACCTCAACATCGTCATCCGCACGGTGGTCAAGCAGGGCGAACGCGTCACCTTCCACACCGGGGGCGCCATCGTCGCGGACTCCGTGCCCGAGGAGGAGTACCAGGAGACGCTCGACAAGGCGCATGGCCTCGTGCTGGCCCTGGAGCTTGCCCATGAGCGCTGA
- a CDS encoding aminotransferase class IV — protein sequence MGLTEGCVYVNGAFVPPAQATVPAFDHGYLYGDGLFETLRTYGGEPFRLEEHLARLEAGLAELAIHGAPPAQALRDLVRETFARSRLPEAYLRITVTRGVGTRGLDPMGCDTPTVLIAALPLRTYPESLYTDGIAATVLWARPTQVHPPPTLKSTSYQHTVVARLELSRRGVQEGFFVDGAGHVTEGTVSNVFAVVGGALLTSPRDVCLPGITRAEVLSIAQSSGLRVQEVPLPVRTLTDAEEVFATSSLAELLPVVCVDQSRIGTGKPGPVYQRLHSLYRQRLPRAAQLGEPA from the coding sequence ATGGGACTGACGGAAGGCTGTGTGTACGTGAACGGGGCCTTTGTCCCTCCGGCCCAGGCCACCGTGCCCGCGTTCGACCACGGCTACCTGTACGGCGATGGCCTCTTCGAGACCCTGCGCACCTATGGAGGCGAGCCCTTCCGGCTGGAGGAGCACCTGGCGCGGCTGGAGGCGGGGCTCGCGGAGCTGGCCATCCACGGGGCTCCCCCGGCGCAGGCGCTGCGAGACCTGGTGCGGGAGACGTTCGCCCGTTCGCGGCTGCCCGAGGCCTATCTCCGCATCACGGTGACTCGGGGCGTCGGCACCCGAGGCCTGGATCCCATGGGCTGTGACACGCCCACCGTGCTCATCGCGGCGCTGCCGCTGCGGACCTATCCCGAGTCCCTCTACACGGATGGCATCGCTGCCACGGTGTTGTGGGCCCGGCCAACGCAGGTTCATCCTCCGCCCACGCTCAAGTCGACGAGCTACCAGCACACGGTGGTGGCGCGGCTGGAGCTCTCGCGTCGAGGTGTGCAGGAGGGCTTCTTCGTCGACGGGGCAGGCCATGTCACCGAGGGAACGGTCTCCAACGTGTTCGCCGTGGTGGGCGGGGCCCTGCTGACGTCACCGCGTGATGTCTGCCTGCCGGGCATTACCCGGGCGGAGGTGCTCTCGATCGCCCAGTCCTCCGGCTTGCGGGTTCAAGAGGTGCCGCTTCCTGTCCGCACGCTCACCGATGCAGAGGAGGTCTTTGCCACCAGCTCGTTGGCGGAGCTGTTACCGGTGGTTTGCGTCGATCAGTCCCGGATCGGCACGGGCAAGCCGGGGCCTGTGTACCAGCGCCTGCACAGCCTCTATCGCCAGCGCCTGCCACGAGCGGCCCAGCTCGGTGAGCCGGCATGA
- a CDS encoding STAS/SEC14 domain-containing protein, which produces MEVRSQSIWRDGDGIIRAKMKPGIEIGLEDAREAVRAIAGLCEGIQRPVLVDMTALRAMDRAARVYFAGPETAQVESAAALIVSSPLTRAIGNFFMGLNKPLFPTRLFTSEAEALAWLKTFLR; this is translated from the coding sequence GTGGAGGTTCGCAGTCAGAGCATCTGGCGCGATGGCGATGGGATCATCCGCGCGAAGATGAAGCCGGGCATCGAGATCGGGCTGGAGGATGCTCGAGAGGCCGTGCGAGCGATCGCAGGCCTGTGTGAAGGGATCCAGCGCCCCGTCCTCGTCGACATGACCGCGCTCAGAGCGATGGACCGCGCCGCTCGGGTGTACTTCGCGGGCCCCGAGACCGCTCAGGTGGAGTCCGCCGCGGCGCTGATCGTCAGCTCTCCGCTGACCCGGGCCATTGGCAACTTCTTCATGGGCTTGAACAAGCCCCTCTTTCCCACCCGTCTGTTCACCTCCGAGGCCGAGGCCCTCGCCTGGCTCAAGACCTTCCTGCGATGA
- a CDS encoding ATP-binding protein — protein sequence MKGAPALQAAQQLIRELSAAAPADDYDPARVASVLAGLEALAQSPEGSPPSSDAALQEVADALFGIAALDFSKRPQLRGDGSVLDAVIGCVNMLSEELAAYHLQRNAIEQELERRVESRTLELSMANAQLRHEIAERIRTEKALLESEAQLSQASKMEAMGKLSGGIAHDFNNLLSVIISYTVSLLEELPTPDPMREDLEQIRRAGMRASELTRQLLAFSRRQVMELKAVNLNELITNTTGLLHRLIGEDIELKLELEPQLGLVRVDPGQFVQVIMNLAVNSRDAMPQGGTLTLCTANVGPDGARPSRLESSAGPCVRLCTRDTGVGMDAATMARIFEPFFTTKGPGAGTGLGLSTVFGIVKQSSGTVHVQSEPGKGASFEIDLPRYQGTAQTEDPNSLSRERLGGTETILLTEDDDQVRHLAERILRNKGYEVLVAARPGEALELFRQYASSISLLVTDVVMPQMSGRVLAEQLRASCPGLKVLYMSGYTEDISLRHGVVESLVDFMAKPITPDVLLRRVREILDS from the coding sequence ATGAAGGGTGCTCCCGCGCTCCAAGCCGCGCAGCAGCTCATCCGGGAACTCTCCGCGGCCGCCCCCGCGGACGACTATGACCCGGCACGGGTGGCGTCCGTGCTCGCGGGACTCGAAGCCCTGGCCCAGAGCCCCGAGGGCAGTCCCCCATCGTCCGATGCCGCCCTCCAGGAGGTCGCGGATGCCCTGTTCGGAATCGCGGCCCTGGACTTCAGCAAGCGTCCCCAGCTTCGGGGAGACGGGAGTGTCCTCGACGCGGTGATCGGCTGCGTGAACATGCTCTCCGAAGAGCTGGCCGCCTATCACCTGCAGCGCAACGCCATCGAGCAGGAGCTGGAGCGCCGGGTCGAGTCCCGCACGCTGGAGCTCTCGATGGCCAACGCGCAGCTCCGGCACGAGATCGCGGAGCGCATCCGCACCGAGAAGGCCCTCCTCGAGAGCGAGGCCCAGCTGAGCCAGGCCTCGAAAATGGAGGCCATGGGCAAGCTCTCCGGAGGCATTGCCCACGACTTCAACAACCTCTTGTCGGTGATCATCAGCTACACCGTGAGCCTGCTGGAGGAACTGCCCACCCCTGACCCCATGCGGGAGGATCTCGAGCAGATCCGCCGCGCGGGCATGCGCGCCAGCGAGCTCACGCGCCAGCTGCTGGCCTTCAGCCGCCGCCAGGTCATGGAGCTGAAGGCCGTCAACCTGAACGAGCTGATCACGAACACCACGGGCCTGCTCCACCGGCTGATCGGCGAGGACATCGAGCTGAAGCTGGAGCTGGAGCCACAGCTGGGCCTCGTGCGGGTGGATCCCGGACAGTTCGTCCAGGTGATCATGAACCTCGCGGTGAATTCCCGGGACGCCATGCCCCAGGGGGGCACGCTGACACTCTGCACCGCCAACGTGGGGCCGGATGGTGCGCGCCCGTCACGCCTGGAGTCCTCCGCGGGCCCCTGCGTGCGGCTGTGCACCCGGGACACGGGCGTGGGCATGGACGCGGCCACGATGGCCCGCATCTTCGAGCCCTTCTTCACCACCAAGGGCCCTGGGGCCGGCACGGGCCTGGGCCTGTCGACCGTCTTCGGCATCGTGAAGCAGAGCAGTGGGACGGTCCACGTCCAGAGCGAGCCAGGCAAGGGGGCTTCGTTCGAGATTGATCTGCCGCGCTATCAGGGGACGGCCCAGACCGAGGACCCGAACTCACTCTCCCGCGAGCGCCTGGGTGGCACCGAGACCATCCTCCTCACCGAGGACGACGATCAGGTGCGCCACCTCGCGGAGCGCATCCTCCGAAACAAGGGCTACGAGGTGCTCGTCGCCGCCAGGCCCGGGGAGGCCCTGGAGCTCTTCCGGCAATACGCGAGCTCCATCTCGCTCCTGGTGACCGATGTCGTGATGCCCCAGATGAGCGGCCGGGTGCTGGCCGAGCAGCTCCGCGCCTCGTGCCCGGGGCTGAAGGTCCTCTACATGTCCGGCTACACCGAGGACATCTCCCTGCGTCACGGCGTCGTGGAGTCCCTCGTCGACTTCATGGCGAAGCCGATCACTCCCGACGTCCTGTTGAGGCGGGTGCGGGAGATCCTCGACTCGTGA